A single window of Nasonia vitripennis strain AsymCx chromosome 4, Nvit_psr_1.1, whole genome shotgun sequence DNA harbors:
- the pros gene encoding homeobox protein prospero isoform X3: MMSSEEETDCFALYGATTDSKQQQLLKKQKRTRQRVDAGEPRNSYSSIPNFSSRPSFLGGGLYGSIFNSTPAQHSQHSQSPTSQQPAQSQQQQLSPTAAAANSQQQQQPQQHHSPNSQPAISGPAAGSQGQQQPQQPGSTTTGSTTAQQHSAHAASFGFFGAPGFGPPNKMLNELFGRQVKQATDAGASPPEGSHGMAGMDAATTNPLQPGAVVTCAEDPATAPELTQHMLREILQGRKLSALSVQDQPCANNNSIHNNNSIHSNNNNNNNNNNNTTSAELLKSSQQQQHQRAAESPSRESREQLSNAASESVRAVQSAGEDSADGPNQNHTTNGAAAGNSAGAEREPVMPAEAEDSAEDAASAARAMEEAFAEAGMEPGATLDGSDCEQSLPSSPAGGPRSASVSVKEEIIQLDSLQCKRSPSSSPCPVLPKTENSSPTTEIKRARVENIVSTMRSSPALQPTGIQAQVNGCKKRKLYHPQQQTAHHVLSQHSVVVNDVAMLDDEEESDEEEDYATIRQKREEKDNLKSQLNKLYEQFAIMQQKYAELSSRMGPETSESGNEAPPSPQHQPSQMPPRPHRPHAPSYNNGALPSAPHDHAAAAAMYQMVNQKFYLEQERYASVERERIKREQQHQEAVSRQQQQQQQREQREQRELRERERGREREQLQERERHLQQQSSPQPPSSRREEPPTTPQTPRMQKSLTPLQQQPPTPQPQQPLPLPPQQQQQPPPPQQQQQQQQQQPIPQHKDFQESLSALRVAVESASSANITVADLEGLTDKIKTEIYKYLNNLIDSIVLMFVQEKKYLGSQSEAGQAVAETLSNLNKDLMLASQFLERKSPRTKVVDRGPGQTAGGPNGPRGPLNNGPGAPASQATGFSPIGSLGGVPHPAGPHSGLTENNLNQINQLPPHVRPSSSIFQTPKPPTIYAMASMQQQQQQQQQQQQHQQHQQQQRDREQREHQQREQRERDQYCSLRSAAEDRESRDSEQNEALSLVITPKKKRHKLFSQVTDTRITPRTVSRILAQDNSCSQGGAESPPPPPPPPPRPYHAPPMLPVSLPTSVAIPNPSLHESQVFSPYSPFFNPHAAAGHPGQVPPPGSRHLPASPPGGELRDSPPLPHPPAMLHPALIAAAQHGQPDYGHLRMDSNDRGSDCNSGEISYDGIQPTSSTLTPMHLRKAKLMFFWVRYPSSAVLKMYFPDIKFNKNNTAQLVKWFSNFREFYYIQMEKYARQAVSEGVKNVEDLQVGGDSEIYRVLNLHYNRNNHIEVPSNFRYVVEQTLKEFFKAIQGGKDTEQSWKKSIYKVISRLDDPVPEYFKSPNFLEQLE; encoded by the exons ATGATGTCATCGGAGGAGGAGACCGACTGTTTCGCCCTCTACGGAGCAACCACGGATAGCAAGCAACAGCAACTCCTGAAGAAGCAGAAGCGCACCAGACAGCGCGTGGACGCCGGCGAGCCGCGCAACAGTTACTCGAGCATACCGAACTTTAGCTCGCGGCCGTCCTTTCTCGGCGGCGGCCTCTACGGCTCCATATTCAACTCGACGCCAGCGCAGCACTCGCAGCACTCGCAGTCGCCCACGAGCCAGCAGCCGGCgcagtcgcagcagcagcaattgTCGCCTACCGCTGCCGCAGCCAacagtcagcagcagcagcagccgcagcagcaccACTCGCCGAACAGCCAGCCAGCCATCAGCGGCCCAGCGGCCGGCAGTCAAggtcagcagcagccgcagcagccaGGCTCCACGACGACGGGCTCCACGACAGCCCAGCAACATTCCGCCCACGCGGCGAGCTTCGGCTTTTTTGGGGCGCCGGGCTTCGGCCCACCCAACAAAATGCTGAACGAGCTCTTCGGCCGCCAGGTGAAGCAGGCCACCGACGCGGGCGCCTCGCCGCCCGAGGGCAGCCACGGCATGGCCGGCATGGACGCGGCCACGACGAACCCCCTGCAGCCGGGCGCCGTCGTCACCTGCGCCGAGGACCCCGCCACCGCGCCCGAGCTCACCCAGCACATGCTCCGCGAGATCCTGCAGGGCCGCAAGCTCAGCGCCCTCTCCGTGCAGGACCAGCCCTGCGCCAACAACAACAGCAtacacaacaacaacagcatacacagcaacaacaataacaacaacaataacaacaacaacaccaCGAGCGCGGAGCTGCTCAAgtcgtcgcagcagcagcagcaccagcgcGCCGCCGAGAGCCCGAGCCGGGAGTCGCGCGAGCAGCTGAGCAACGCCGCGAGTGAGAGTGTGCGTGCAGTGCAAAGTGCCGGCGAGGACAGTGCCGACGGTCCGAACCAGAACCACACGACGAACGGCGCCGCCGCGGGCAACAGCGCCGGCGCCGAGCGCGAGCCGGTCATGCCCGCCGAGGCGGAGGACAGCGCCGAGGACGCGGCCTCGGCGGCCCGGGCCATGGAGGAGGCCTTCGCCGAGGCGGGCATGGAGCCTGGCGCCACCCTCGACGGCTCCGACTGCGAGCAGAGCCTGCCCTCCAGCCCCGCGGGCGGACCCCGCTCCGCCTCGGTCTCCGTCAAGGAGGAGATCATCCAGCTCGACTCGCTCCAGTGCAAGCGCTCGCCCAGCAGCTCGCCCTGCCCGGTCCTGCCCAAGACGGAGAACAGCTCGCCCACCACGGAGATCAAGCGCGCCCGCGTCGAGAACATCGTCAGCACGATGCGCAGCAGCCCCGCGCTCCAGCCGACCGGCATCCAGGCCCAGGTCAACGGCTGCAAGAAGCGCAAGCTCTACCACCCCCAGCAGCAGACCGCCCACCACGTGCTCAGCCAGCACAGCGTCGTCGTCAACGACGTCGCCATGCTCGACGATGAGGAGGAgagcgacgaggaggaggactACGCGACGATCCGGCAGAAGCGCGAGGAGAAGGACAACCTCAAGAGCCAGCTGAACAAGCTGTACGAGCAGTTCGCGATCATGCAGCAGAAGTACGCGGAGCTCTCGAGCCGCATGGGCCCGGAGACGAGCGAGAGCGGCAACGAGGCGCCGCCCAGCCCGCAGCATCAGCCCAGCCAGATGCCGCCCAGGCCCCATCGGCCGCACGCGCCCAGCTACAACAACGGCGCGCTGCCCAGCGCGCCCCACGACCACGCGGCCGCGGCGGCCATGTACCAGATGGTCAACCAGAAGTTCTACCTCGAGCAGGAGAGGTACGCCTCGGTGGAGCGCGAGCGCATCAAGCgcgagcagcagcaccagGAGGCCGTCtcgaggcagcagcagcagcagcagcagcgggagcAGCGGGAGCAACGCGAGCTGCGCGAGCGGGAGCGCGGACGCGAGCGGGAGCAGCTGCAGGAGCGCGAGCGACACCTCCAGCAGCAGAGTTCGCCCCAGCCGCCGTCCAGCAGGCGCGAGGAGCCGCCAACCACGCCGCAGACGCCCCGCATGCAGAAGTCCCTGacgccgctgcagcagcagcccccgACGCCGCAGCCCCAgcagccgctgccgctgccaccgcagcagcagcagcagccaccaccgccccagcagcagcagcagcagcagcagcagcagccgatcCCACAGCACAAGGACTTCCAGGAGAGCCTGAGCGCGCTGAGGGTCGCCGTCGAGTCGGCGAGCTCCGCGAACATCACGGTCGCCGACCTCGAGGGCCTCACCGACAAAATCAAGACCGAGATCTACAAATACCTGAACAACCTCATCGACAGCATCGTCCTGATGTTCGTCCAGGAGAAGAAGTACCTGGGCTCGCAGTCGGAGGCCGGCCAGGCCGTCGCGGAGACGCTCAGCAATCTCAACAAGGACCTGATGCTCGCGAGCCAGTTCCTCGAGAGGAAGTCCCCGCGGACGAAGGTGGTCGACCGGGGCCCCGGCCAGACGGCCGGTGGACCCAACGGCCCGAGGGGGCCCCTGAACAACGGTCCCGGGGCGCCGGCCTCGCAGGCCACGGGCTTCTCGCCCATCGGCTCGCTCGGCGGCGTGCCCCACCCGGCCGGACCCCACTCCGGCCTCACGGAGAACAACCTCAACCAGATCAACCAGCTGCCGCCCCACGTCAggcccagcagcagcatcttCCAGACGCCCAAGCCCCCCACGATATACGCCATGGCCTCgatgcagcaacagcagcaacagcagcagcagcaacagcagcaccagcagcaccagcagcagcagcgcgataGGGAGCAGCGCGAGCACCAGCAGCGGGagcagcgcgagcgcgacCAGTACTGCAGCCTGAGGAGCGCCGCGGAGGACCGGGAGAGCAGGGACTCGGAGCAGAACGAGGCCCTGTCGCTCGTCATCACGCCCAAGAAGAAGCGCCATAAG CTCTTCTCCCAGGTGACGGACACGCGGATCACGCCGCGCACGGTCTCGCGCATCCTCGCCCAGGACAACAGCTGCTCGCAGGGCGGCGCCGAGAGCCCGCccccgccaccgccgccgcctccgcggccGTACCACGCACCGCCGATGCTGCCGGTCTCGCTGCCCACAAGCGTGGCGATACCTAACCCCAGCCTCCACGAGAGCCAGGTCTTCTCGCCGTACTCGCCGTTCTTCAACCCGCACGCGGCGGCGGGACACCCGGGCCAGGTGCCACCCCCGGGCTCGCGCCATCTGCCGGCCAGTCCGCCTGGAGGCGAGCTCAGGGACTCGCCGCCCCTCCCACATCCCCCGGCGATGCTGCATCCGGCCCTCATCGCGGCTGCCCAGCACGGCCAGCCGGACTACGGACACCTCAGGATGGACAGCAACGATCGGGGTAGCGACTGCAATTCTGGCGAGATCAGCTACGACGGAATTCAGCCTACA TCGTCGACGTTGACGCCGATGCACCTCAGGAAGGCGAAGCTGATGTTCTTCTGGGTGAGGTATCCGTCCTCCGCCGTCCTTAAGATGTACTTCCCAGACATCAAGTTCAACAAGAACAACACGGCGCAGCTCGTCAAGTGGTTCTCCAATTTCCG
- the pros gene encoding homeobox protein prospero isoform X2, which yields MMSSEEETDCFALYGATTDSKQQQLLKKQKRTRQRVDAGEPRNSYSSIPNFSSRPSFLGGGLYGSIFNSTPAQHSQHSQSPTSQQPAQSQQQQLSPTAAAANSQQQQQPQQHHSPNSQPAISGPAAGSQGQQQPQQPGSTTTGSTTAQQHSAHAASFGFFGAPGFGPPNKMLNELFGRQVKQATDAGASPPEGSHGMAGMDAATTNPLQPGAVVTCAEDPATAPELTQHMLREILQGRKLSALSVQDQPCANNNSIHNNNSIHSNNNNNNNNNNNTTSAELLKSSQQQQHQRAAESPSRESREQLSNAASESVRAVQSAGEDSADGPNQNHTTNGAAAGNSAGAEREPVMPAEAEDSAEDAASAARAMEEAFAEAGMEPGATLDGSDCEQSLPSSPAGGPRSASVSVKEEIIQLDSLQCKRSPSSSPCPVLPKTENSSPTTEIKRARVENIVSTMRSSPALQPTGIQAQVNGCKKRKLYHPQQQTAHHVLSQHSVVVNDVAMLDDEEESDEEEDYATIRQKREEKDNLKSQLNKLYEQFAIMQQKYAELSSRMGPETSESGNEAPPSPQHQPSQMPPRPHRPHAPSYNNGALPSAPHDHAAAAAMYQMVNQKFYLEQERYASVERERIKREQQHQEAVSRQQQQQQQREQREQRELRERERGREREQLQERERHLQQQSSPQPPSSRREEPPTTPQTPRMQKSLTPLQQQPPTPQPQQPLPLPPQQQQQPPPPQQQQQQQQQQPIPQHKDFQESLSALRVAVESASSANITVADLEGLTDKIKTEIYKYLNNLIDSIVLMFVQEKKYLGSQSEAGQAVAETLSNLNKDLMLASQFLERKSPRTKVVDRGPGQTAGGPNGPRGPLNNGPGAPASQATGFSPIGSLGGVPHPAGPHSGLTENNLNQINQLPPHVRPSSSIFQTPKPPTIYAMASMQQQQQQQQQQQQHQQHQQQQRDREQREHQQREQRERDQYCSLRSAAEDRESRDSEQNEALSLVITPKKKRHKVTDTRITPRTVSRILAQDNSCSQGGAESPPPPPPPPPRPYHAPPMLPVSLPTSVAIPNPSLHESQVFSPYSPFFNPHAAAGHPGQVPPPGSRHLPASPPGGELRDSPPLPHPPAMLHPALIAAAQHGQPDYGHLRMDSNDRGSDCNSGEISYDGIQPTSSTLTPMHLRKAKLMFFWVRYPSSAVLKMYFPDIKFNKNNTAQLVKWFSNFREFYYIQMEKYARQAVSEGVKNVEDLQVGGDSEIYRVLNLHYNRNNHIEVWNPQVPSNFRYVVEQTLKEFFKAIQGGKDTEQSWKKSIYKVISRLDDPVPEYFKSPNFLEQLE from the exons ATGATGTCATCGGAGGAGGAGACCGACTGTTTCGCCCTCTACGGAGCAACCACGGATAGCAAGCAACAGCAACTCCTGAAGAAGCAGAAGCGCACCAGACAGCGCGTGGACGCCGGCGAGCCGCGCAACAGTTACTCGAGCATACCGAACTTTAGCTCGCGGCCGTCCTTTCTCGGCGGCGGCCTCTACGGCTCCATATTCAACTCGACGCCAGCGCAGCACTCGCAGCACTCGCAGTCGCCCACGAGCCAGCAGCCGGCgcagtcgcagcagcagcaattgTCGCCTACCGCTGCCGCAGCCAacagtcagcagcagcagcagccgcagcagcaccACTCGCCGAACAGCCAGCCAGCCATCAGCGGCCCAGCGGCCGGCAGTCAAggtcagcagcagccgcagcagccaGGCTCCACGACGACGGGCTCCACGACAGCCCAGCAACATTCCGCCCACGCGGCGAGCTTCGGCTTTTTTGGGGCGCCGGGCTTCGGCCCACCCAACAAAATGCTGAACGAGCTCTTCGGCCGCCAGGTGAAGCAGGCCACCGACGCGGGCGCCTCGCCGCCCGAGGGCAGCCACGGCATGGCCGGCATGGACGCGGCCACGACGAACCCCCTGCAGCCGGGCGCCGTCGTCACCTGCGCCGAGGACCCCGCCACCGCGCCCGAGCTCACCCAGCACATGCTCCGCGAGATCCTGCAGGGCCGCAAGCTCAGCGCCCTCTCCGTGCAGGACCAGCCCTGCGCCAACAACAACAGCAtacacaacaacaacagcatacacagcaacaacaataacaacaacaataacaacaacaacaccaCGAGCGCGGAGCTGCTCAAgtcgtcgcagcagcagcagcaccagcgcGCCGCCGAGAGCCCGAGCCGGGAGTCGCGCGAGCAGCTGAGCAACGCCGCGAGTGAGAGTGTGCGTGCAGTGCAAAGTGCCGGCGAGGACAGTGCCGACGGTCCGAACCAGAACCACACGACGAACGGCGCCGCCGCGGGCAACAGCGCCGGCGCCGAGCGCGAGCCGGTCATGCCCGCCGAGGCGGAGGACAGCGCCGAGGACGCGGCCTCGGCGGCCCGGGCCATGGAGGAGGCCTTCGCCGAGGCGGGCATGGAGCCTGGCGCCACCCTCGACGGCTCCGACTGCGAGCAGAGCCTGCCCTCCAGCCCCGCGGGCGGACCCCGCTCCGCCTCGGTCTCCGTCAAGGAGGAGATCATCCAGCTCGACTCGCTCCAGTGCAAGCGCTCGCCCAGCAGCTCGCCCTGCCCGGTCCTGCCCAAGACGGAGAACAGCTCGCCCACCACGGAGATCAAGCGCGCCCGCGTCGAGAACATCGTCAGCACGATGCGCAGCAGCCCCGCGCTCCAGCCGACCGGCATCCAGGCCCAGGTCAACGGCTGCAAGAAGCGCAAGCTCTACCACCCCCAGCAGCAGACCGCCCACCACGTGCTCAGCCAGCACAGCGTCGTCGTCAACGACGTCGCCATGCTCGACGATGAGGAGGAgagcgacgaggaggaggactACGCGACGATCCGGCAGAAGCGCGAGGAGAAGGACAACCTCAAGAGCCAGCTGAACAAGCTGTACGAGCAGTTCGCGATCATGCAGCAGAAGTACGCGGAGCTCTCGAGCCGCATGGGCCCGGAGACGAGCGAGAGCGGCAACGAGGCGCCGCCCAGCCCGCAGCATCAGCCCAGCCAGATGCCGCCCAGGCCCCATCGGCCGCACGCGCCCAGCTACAACAACGGCGCGCTGCCCAGCGCGCCCCACGACCACGCGGCCGCGGCGGCCATGTACCAGATGGTCAACCAGAAGTTCTACCTCGAGCAGGAGAGGTACGCCTCGGTGGAGCGCGAGCGCATCAAGCgcgagcagcagcaccagGAGGCCGTCtcgaggcagcagcagcagcagcagcagcgggagcAGCGGGAGCAACGCGAGCTGCGCGAGCGGGAGCGCGGACGCGAGCGGGAGCAGCTGCAGGAGCGCGAGCGACACCTCCAGCAGCAGAGTTCGCCCCAGCCGCCGTCCAGCAGGCGCGAGGAGCCGCCAACCACGCCGCAGACGCCCCGCATGCAGAAGTCCCTGacgccgctgcagcagcagcccccgACGCCGCAGCCCCAgcagccgctgccgctgccaccgcagcagcagcagcagccaccaccgccccagcagcagcagcagcagcagcagcagcagccgatcCCACAGCACAAGGACTTCCAGGAGAGCCTGAGCGCGCTGAGGGTCGCCGTCGAGTCGGCGAGCTCCGCGAACATCACGGTCGCCGACCTCGAGGGCCTCACCGACAAAATCAAGACCGAGATCTACAAATACCTGAACAACCTCATCGACAGCATCGTCCTGATGTTCGTCCAGGAGAAGAAGTACCTGGGCTCGCAGTCGGAGGCCGGCCAGGCCGTCGCGGAGACGCTCAGCAATCTCAACAAGGACCTGATGCTCGCGAGCCAGTTCCTCGAGAGGAAGTCCCCGCGGACGAAGGTGGTCGACCGGGGCCCCGGCCAGACGGCCGGTGGACCCAACGGCCCGAGGGGGCCCCTGAACAACGGTCCCGGGGCGCCGGCCTCGCAGGCCACGGGCTTCTCGCCCATCGGCTCGCTCGGCGGCGTGCCCCACCCGGCCGGACCCCACTCCGGCCTCACGGAGAACAACCTCAACCAGATCAACCAGCTGCCGCCCCACGTCAggcccagcagcagcatcttCCAGACGCCCAAGCCCCCCACGATATACGCCATGGCCTCgatgcagcaacagcagcaacagcagcagcagcaacagcagcaccagcagcaccagcagcagcagcgcgataGGGAGCAGCGCGAGCACCAGCAGCGGGagcagcgcgagcgcgacCAGTACTGCAGCCTGAGGAGCGCCGCGGAGGACCGGGAGAGCAGGGACTCGGAGCAGAACGAGGCCCTGTCGCTCGTCATCACGCCCAAGAAGAAGCGCCATAAG GTGACGGACACGCGGATCACGCCGCGCACGGTCTCGCGCATCCTCGCCCAGGACAACAGCTGCTCGCAGGGCGGCGCCGAGAGCCCGCccccgccaccgccgccgcctccgcggccGTACCACGCACCGCCGATGCTGCCGGTCTCGCTGCCCACAAGCGTGGCGATACCTAACCCCAGCCTCCACGAGAGCCAGGTCTTCTCGCCGTACTCGCCGTTCTTCAACCCGCACGCGGCGGCGGGACACCCGGGCCAGGTGCCACCCCCGGGCTCGCGCCATCTGCCGGCCAGTCCGCCTGGAGGCGAGCTCAGGGACTCGCCGCCCCTCCCACATCCCCCGGCGATGCTGCATCCGGCCCTCATCGCGGCTGCCCAGCACGGCCAGCCGGACTACGGACACCTCAGGATGGACAGCAACGATCGGGGTAGCGACTGCAATTCTGGCGAGATCAGCTACGACGGAATTCAGCCTACA TCGTCGACGTTGACGCCGATGCACCTCAGGAAGGCGAAGCTGATGTTCTTCTGGGTGAGGTATCCGTCCTCCGCCGTCCTTAAGATGTACTTCCCAGACATCAAGTTCAACAAGAACAACACGGCGCAGCTCGTCAAGTGGTTCTCCAATTTCCG
- the pros gene encoding homeobox protein prospero isoform X4 — MMSSEEETDCFALYGATTDSKQQQLLKKQKRTRQRVDAGEPRNSYSSIPNFSSRPSFLGGGLYGSIFNSTPAQHSQHSQSPTSQQPAQSQQQQLSPTAAAANSQQQQQPQQHHSPNSQPAISGPAAGSQGQQQPQQPGSTTTGSTTAQQHSAHAASFGFFGAPGFGPPNKMLNELFGRQVKQATDAGASPPEGSHGMAGMDAATTNPLQPGAVVTCAEDPATAPELTQHMLREILQGRKLSALSVQDQPCANNNSIHNNNSIHSNNNNNNNNNNNTTSAELLKSSQQQQHQRAAESPSRESREQLSNAASESVRAVQSAGEDSADGPNQNHTTNGAAAGNSAGAEREPVMPAEAEDSAEDAASAARAMEEAFAEAGMEPGATLDGSDCEQSLPSSPAGGPRSASVSVKEEIIQLDSLQCKRSPSSSPCPVLPKTENSSPTTEIKRARVENIVSTMRSSPALQPTGIQAQVNGCKKRKLYHPQQQTAHHVLSQHSVVVNDVAMLDDEEESDEEEDYATIRQKREEKDNLKSQLNKLYEQFAIMQQKYAELSSRMGPETSESGNEAPPSPQHQPSQMPPRPHRPHAPSYNNGALPSAPHDHAAAAAMYQMVNQKFYLEQERYASVERERIKREQQHQEAVSRQQQQQQQREQREQRELRERERGREREQLQERERHLQQQSSPQPPSSRREEPPTTPQTPRMQKSLTPLQQQPPTPQPQQPLPLPPQQQQQPPPPQQQQQQQQQQPIPQHKDFQESLSALRVAVESASSANITVADLEGLTDKIKTEIYKYLNNLIDSIVLMFVQEKKYLGSQSEAGQAVAETLSNLNKDLMLASQFLERKSPRTKVVDRGPGQTAGGPNGPRGPLNNGPGAPASQATGFSPIGSLGGVPHPAGPHSGLTENNLNQINQLPPHVRPSSSIFQTPKPPTIYAMASMQQQQQQQQQQQQHQQHQQQQRDREQREHQQREQRERDQYCSLRSAAEDRESRDSEQNEALSLVITPKKKRHKVTDTRITPRTVSRILAQDNSCSQGGAESPPPPPPPPPRPYHAPPMLPVSLPTSVAIPNPSLHESQVFSPYSPFFNPHAAAGHPGQVPPPGSRHLPASPPGGELRDSPPLPHPPAMLHPALIAAAQHGQPDYGHLRMDSNDRGSDCNSGEISYDGIQPTSSTLTPMHLRKAKLMFFWVRYPSSAVLKMYFPDIKFNKNNTAQLVKWFSNFREFYYIQMEKYARQAVSEGVKNVEDLQVGGDSEIYRVLNLHYNRNNHIEVPSNFRYVVEQTLKEFFKAIQGGKDTEQSWKKSIYKVISRLDDPVPEYFKSPNFLEQLE; from the exons ATGATGTCATCGGAGGAGGAGACCGACTGTTTCGCCCTCTACGGAGCAACCACGGATAGCAAGCAACAGCAACTCCTGAAGAAGCAGAAGCGCACCAGACAGCGCGTGGACGCCGGCGAGCCGCGCAACAGTTACTCGAGCATACCGAACTTTAGCTCGCGGCCGTCCTTTCTCGGCGGCGGCCTCTACGGCTCCATATTCAACTCGACGCCAGCGCAGCACTCGCAGCACTCGCAGTCGCCCACGAGCCAGCAGCCGGCgcagtcgcagcagcagcaattgTCGCCTACCGCTGCCGCAGCCAacagtcagcagcagcagcagccgcagcagcaccACTCGCCGAACAGCCAGCCAGCCATCAGCGGCCCAGCGGCCGGCAGTCAAggtcagcagcagccgcagcagccaGGCTCCACGACGACGGGCTCCACGACAGCCCAGCAACATTCCGCCCACGCGGCGAGCTTCGGCTTTTTTGGGGCGCCGGGCTTCGGCCCACCCAACAAAATGCTGAACGAGCTCTTCGGCCGCCAGGTGAAGCAGGCCACCGACGCGGGCGCCTCGCCGCCCGAGGGCAGCCACGGCATGGCCGGCATGGACGCGGCCACGACGAACCCCCTGCAGCCGGGCGCCGTCGTCACCTGCGCCGAGGACCCCGCCACCGCGCCCGAGCTCACCCAGCACATGCTCCGCGAGATCCTGCAGGGCCGCAAGCTCAGCGCCCTCTCCGTGCAGGACCAGCCCTGCGCCAACAACAACAGCAtacacaacaacaacagcatacacagcaacaacaataacaacaacaataacaacaacaacaccaCGAGCGCGGAGCTGCTCAAgtcgtcgcagcagcagcagcaccagcgcGCCGCCGAGAGCCCGAGCCGGGAGTCGCGCGAGCAGCTGAGCAACGCCGCGAGTGAGAGTGTGCGTGCAGTGCAAAGTGCCGGCGAGGACAGTGCCGACGGTCCGAACCAGAACCACACGACGAACGGCGCCGCCGCGGGCAACAGCGCCGGCGCCGAGCGCGAGCCGGTCATGCCCGCCGAGGCGGAGGACAGCGCCGAGGACGCGGCCTCGGCGGCCCGGGCCATGGAGGAGGCCTTCGCCGAGGCGGGCATGGAGCCTGGCGCCACCCTCGACGGCTCCGACTGCGAGCAGAGCCTGCCCTCCAGCCCCGCGGGCGGACCCCGCTCCGCCTCGGTCTCCGTCAAGGAGGAGATCATCCAGCTCGACTCGCTCCAGTGCAAGCGCTCGCCCAGCAGCTCGCCCTGCCCGGTCCTGCCCAAGACGGAGAACAGCTCGCCCACCACGGAGATCAAGCGCGCCCGCGTCGAGAACATCGTCAGCACGATGCGCAGCAGCCCCGCGCTCCAGCCGACCGGCATCCAGGCCCAGGTCAACGGCTGCAAGAAGCGCAAGCTCTACCACCCCCAGCAGCAGACCGCCCACCACGTGCTCAGCCAGCACAGCGTCGTCGTCAACGACGTCGCCATGCTCGACGATGAGGAGGAgagcgacgaggaggaggactACGCGACGATCCGGCAGAAGCGCGAGGAGAAGGACAACCTCAAGAGCCAGCTGAACAAGCTGTACGAGCAGTTCGCGATCATGCAGCAGAAGTACGCGGAGCTCTCGAGCCGCATGGGCCCGGAGACGAGCGAGAGCGGCAACGAGGCGCCGCCCAGCCCGCAGCATCAGCCCAGCCAGATGCCGCCCAGGCCCCATCGGCCGCACGCGCCCAGCTACAACAACGGCGCGCTGCCCAGCGCGCCCCACGACCACGCGGCCGCGGCGGCCATGTACCAGATGGTCAACCAGAAGTTCTACCTCGAGCAGGAGAGGTACGCCTCGGTGGAGCGCGAGCGCATCAAGCgcgagcagcagcaccagGAGGCCGTCtcgaggcagcagcagcagcagcagcagcgggagcAGCGGGAGCAACGCGAGCTGCGCGAGCGGGAGCGCGGACGCGAGCGGGAGCAGCTGCAGGAGCGCGAGCGACACCTCCAGCAGCAGAGTTCGCCCCAGCCGCCGTCCAGCAGGCGCGAGGAGCCGCCAACCACGCCGCAGACGCCCCGCATGCAGAAGTCCCTGacgccgctgcagcagcagcccccgACGCCGCAGCCCCAgcagccgctgccgctgccaccgcagcagcagcagcagccaccaccgccccagcagcagcagcagcagcagcagcagcagccgatcCCACAGCACAAGGACTTCCAGGAGAGCCTGAGCGCGCTGAGGGTCGCCGTCGAGTCGGCGAGCTCCGCGAACATCACGGTCGCCGACCTCGAGGGCCTCACCGACAAAATCAAGACCGAGATCTACAAATACCTGAACAACCTCATCGACAGCATCGTCCTGATGTTCGTCCAGGAGAAGAAGTACCTGGGCTCGCAGTCGGAGGCCGGCCAGGCCGTCGCGGAGACGCTCAGCAATCTCAACAAGGACCTGATGCTCGCGAGCCAGTTCCTCGAGAGGAAGTCCCCGCGGACGAAGGTGGTCGACCGGGGCCCCGGCCAGACGGCCGGTGGACCCAACGGCCCGAGGGGGCCCCTGAACAACGGTCCCGGGGCGCCGGCCTCGCAGGCCACGGGCTTCTCGCCCATCGGCTCGCTCGGCGGCGTGCCCCACCCGGCCGGACCCCACTCCGGCCTCACGGAGAACAACCTCAACCAGATCAACCAGCTGCCGCCCCACGTCAggcccagcagcagcatcttCCAGACGCCCAAGCCCCCCACGATATACGCCATGGCCTCgatgcagcaacagcagcaacagcagcagcagcaacagcagcaccagcagcaccagcagcagcagcgcgataGGGAGCAGCGCGAGCACCAGCAGCGGGagcagcgcgagcgcgacCAGTACTGCAGCCTGAGGAGCGCCGCGGAGGACCGGGAGAGCAGGGACTCGGAGCAGAACGAGGCCCTGTCGCTCGTCATCACGCCCAAGAAGAAGCGCCATAAG GTGACGGACACGCGGATCACGCCGCGCACGGTCTCGCGCATCCTCGCCCAGGACAACAGCTGCTCGCAGGGCGGCGCCGAGAGCCCGCccccgccaccgccgccgcctccgcggccGTACCACGCACCGCCGATGCTGCCGGTCTCGCTGCCCACAAGCGTGGCGATACCTAACCCCAGCCTCCACGAGAGCCAGGTCTTCTCGCCGTACTCGCCGTTCTTCAACCCGCACGCGGCGGCGGGACACCCGGGCCAGGTGCCACCCCCGGGCTCGCGCCATCTGCCGGCCAGTCCGCCTGGAGGCGAGCTCAGGGACTCGCCGCCCCTCCCACATCCCCCGGCGATGCTGCATCCGGCCCTCATCGCGGCTGCCCAGCACGGCCAGCCGGACTACGGACACCTCAGGATGGACAGCAACGATCGGGGTAGCGACTGCAATTCTGGCGAGATCAGCTACGACGGAATTCAGCCTACA TCGTCGACGTTGACGCCGATGCACCTCAGGAAGGCGAAGCTGATGTTCTTCTGGGTGAGGTATCCGTCCTCCGCCGTCCTTAAGATGTACTTCCCAGACATCAAGTTCAACAAGAACAACACGGCGCAGCTCGTCAAGTGGTTCTCCAATTTCCG